In Montipora capricornis isolate CH-2021 chromosome 4, ASM3666992v2, whole genome shotgun sequence, a single genomic region encodes these proteins:
- the LOC138046037 gene encoding tetratricopeptide repeat protein 28-like — protein sequence MVDRKLEAVEQRMLDLAIAISVEDRDREGRAHFYLGGAYLNLPDYQQAITNYAQALHIFREIGCRAEVGSAYGNLGIAYCNLGNFKQAIEYHEKHLSIAKEVGNRAGEGSAYGNLGIAYCNLGNRAGEGLAYGNLGNGYLSLGNSKQVSEYYKINLSIAKEVGDRAGNFKQAIEYHEKHLSIAKEVGNRAAEGSADGNLGIAYLSLGNFKQAIEYCEKHLSIAKEVGNRAAEGLAYGDMGNGYLSLGNFKQAIEYCEKNLSIAKEVGDRAGEGLGNRAGEGSAYGNLGNGYRSLGNLKQAIEYLEKHLSIAKEVGNRAGEGLAYGNLGNAYLDLGNFKQAIEYYEKHLNLSIAKKVGDRAGEGLSYGNLGDGYRSLGNFEQAIEYYEKHLPIAKEVGDRAGEALANGNLGHAYRSLGNFKRAIEYCEKRLIISKEVGDRAGEGSAYGNLGNGYRSLEVGDRAGEGSAYGNRGNAYRSLGNIKQAIDYFEKCLSIAKEVGDRAGEGATYGNLGNGYRNLGNLKQAIEYYEKHLSIAKEVGDRAGEGTAYGNLGNAYCTLGYFKEAMEYHEHSLSIFKEIGGCLGEGTAWYSLGRDHELLGSLSNALSRYLLSIKHFDKTRRSLKSEDEWKISFRDSYRMSYISLWRTLLKNGEIEEALYAAEKGRAQALMDIFKDRYKMDGYFERSNQTLTTALELLPSQAVFVALDQNKITFWVLRKDSKISFRQKEIANGNADLLMETILKGIGVRGGVICENRSLDPLRSDLSHSKKRNTEKTVLASSSSVNSLQPLCDVLLGPIADLLQGNELIVVPDGPFCLAPYSALSESIRIRTVPSLTAFNVIVGAPDDFHSKTGALLVGDPWLKEVTNKKGEPILEQLPCAKHEVEMIGQLLQTTPLTGKSATKSEVLKSMKSVALVHIAAHGCQKTGEIALAPNTERKSPIPKEEDFILKMSDVQTISLRARLVVLSCCHSGRGEVKSEGVVGIARAFLCAGARSVLVSLWAIDDEATLLFMRSFYQHLVDGKSASTALQQAMKSFRESNQYCAIRYWAPFVLVGDDVTLEFPKKW from the exons ATGGTAGATAGGAAGTTAGAGGCTGTAGAGCAGCGAATGCTAGACCTTGCCATTGCAATAAGTGTGGAAGACAGGGATCGAGAAGGAAGGGCTCATTTTTATCTCGGTGGTGCTTACCTCAACCTACCTGATTATCAACAGGCCATAACAAATTATGCACAAGCATTGCATATTTTCAGAGAAATAGGCTGCAGGGCTGAGgtgggatcagcctatggaaatctgggaattgcctattgcaatctaggtaattttaaacaagccattgagtaccacgaaaaacatcttagtattgctaaggaagtagggaatagggctGGCGaaggatcagcctatggaaatctcggaattgcctattgcaatcttg gtaatagggctggggaaggattagcctatggaaatctcggtaatggctatcttagtctaggtaattctAAACAAGTCAGTGAGTACTACAAAATaaatcttagtattgcgaaagaagtaggggatagggctg gtaattttaaacaagccattgagtaccacgaaaaacatcttagtattgctaaagaagtaggtaatagggcagCGGAGGGATCAGCCgatggaaatctgggaattgcctatcttagtctag gtaattttaaacaagccattgagtactgcgaaaaacatcttagtattgctaaagaagtaggtaatagggctgccGAGGGATTAGCCTATGGAGATATGGGAAATggctatcttagtctaggtaattttaaacaagccattgagtactgcgAAAAGAaccttagtattgctaaagaagtaggggatagggctggggagggattag gtaatagggctggggagggatcagcctatggaaatcttgGTAATGGCTATCGTAGTCTAGGCaatcttaaacaagccattgagtacctcgaaaaacatcttagtattgctaaagaagtagggaatagggctGGTGAGGGATTAGCCTacggaaatctgggaaatgcctatcttgatctaggtaattttaaacaagccattgagtactacgaaaaacatctta atcttagtattgctaaaaaagtaggggatagggctggggagggattatcctatggaaatctgggagaTGGCTATCGTAGTCTAGGAAATTTtgaacaagccattgagtactacgaaaaacaccTTCCTATTgcgaaagaagtaggggatagggctggggaggcaTTAGCCAATGGAAATCTGGGACATGCCTATCgcagtctaggtaattttaaacgaGCCATTGAATACTGCGAAAAACGTCTTATTATttctaaagaagtaggggatagggctggggagggatcagcctatggaaatctgggaaatggctatcgtagtctag aggtaggggatagggctggggagggctCCGCCTATGGAAATCGGGGAAATGCCTATCGCAGTCTAGGTAAtattaaacaagccattgattactttgaaaaatgtcttagtattgcaaaagaagtgggggatagggctggggagggagcAACCTacggaaatctgggaaatggctatcgcaatctaggtaacttgaaacaagccattgagtactacgaaaaacatcttagtattgcaaaagaagtaggggatagagCTGGTGAGGGaacagcctatggaaatctgggaaatgcctattgCACTCTAGGttattttaaggaagccatggaGTACCATGAACACAGTCTTAGTATTTTTAAGGAAATTGGAGGCTGTCTAGGAGAGGGCACTGCGTGGTATTCGCTAGGTCGTGATCATGAATTGTTGGGTTCCTTGAGTAATGCACTCAGTCGCTATCTTTTAagtataaaacattttgataaAACAAGGCGTAGTCTGAAGTCAGAAGATGAATGGAAAATAAGTTTTCGTGATTCTTATCGCATGTCATACATTTCTCTGTGGAGGAcacttttgaagaatggagagattGAAGAAGCTTTGTATGCAGCTGAGAAAGGTCGAGCACAGGCTTTGATGGATATTTTCAAAGATCGATACAAGATGGATGGATATTTTGAAAGATCGAATCAAACTCTTACAACTGCATTAGAGCTTTTACCTTCACAAGCCGTTTTTGTGGCACTTGACCAGAACAAGATCACGTTTTGGGTGCTAAGAAAAGACAGCAAGATCAGCTTTCGGCAAAAAGAAATCGCGAATGGAAATGCTGATTTGTTGATGGAAACTATTTTGAAAGGGATCGGCGTAAGGGGTGGTGTCATATGCGAGAATCGTTCTTTGGATCCATTACGCAGTGACCTGTCTCACAGCAAAAAACGTAACACTGAGAAAACAGTTCTAGCATCCTCATCCTCCGTTAACTCTTTACAGCCGTTGTGTGATGTCTTACTCGGGCCAATTGCAGACTTGCTCCAAGGAAATGAGTTAATCGTTGTTcccgatggaccattttgcttggctccatATTCTGCATTGAGTGAATCTATCAGGATCCGCACCGTTCCCTCGTTGACCGCTTTTAATGTGATCGTTGGTGCACCTGACGACTTCCACAGTAAGACTGGCGCACTGCTTGTAGGTGATCCGTGGTTGAAAGAAGTCACTAACAAGAAAGGGGAGCCCATTTTGGAACAGCTTCCATGCGCAAAACATGAAGTAGAGATGATTGGACAACTTCTGCAGACAACACCGCTGACTGGAAAAAGTGCCACGAAATCTGAGGTGCTGAAAAGTATGAAATCAGTTGCGTTAGTTCACATTGCAGCACATGGATGCCAAAAAACGGGAGAAATTGCTTTAGCCCCAAATACCGAACGGAAATCGCCAATTCCCAAAGAGGAagacttcattttgaaaatgtcggaTGTTCAGACAATTTCTCTTCGAGCAAGACTAGTTGTGCTGAGCTGTTGTCACAGTGGCCGGGGAGAAGTGAAGTCTGAGGGAGTGGTGGGAATTgcaagggctttcctgtgtgctggagctcggtctgttttggtgtcactctgggcaattgatgaCGAGGCAACGTTGCTGTTCATGAGGAGCTTCTACCAGCACCTGGTAGATGGAAAAAGCGCAAGTACAGCTCTTCAACAAGCAATGAAATCTTTCCGAGAGTCAAATCAGTATTGCGCTATAAggtactgggcgccatttgtgctggttggcgatgatgtcaccttggaatttccaaaaaaatggtaA